A stretch of Lathyrus oleraceus cultivar Zhongwan6 chromosome 6, CAAS_Psat_ZW6_1.0, whole genome shotgun sequence DNA encodes these proteins:
- the LOC127096693 gene encoding protein LIKE COV 3: protein MAAIRDLELLIPVSNISNNGAPKSSSISSSPDNATLSPPHHSGQEAFSKVIRSWASKKFMTGCVILLPIAITFYVTWGFVRFVDGFFSPIYNHLGINIFGLGFVTSITFIFLVGIFMSSWLGASVLTLGEWFIKKMPLVSYIYAASKQISGAISPDQSSNAFKEVALVKHPRIGEYALGFITSSIILRKPRDEEELYCVYIPTNHLYLGDIFLISPDDILRPNLSVREGIEIVISGGMSIPQVLTTGGAHAKHVSRIPSQVK, encoded by the exons ATGGCTGCAATAAGAGATCTAGAGCTTCTCATTCCAGTGTCTAACATCTCTAACAATGGAGCCCCTAAATCATCATCCATTTCTTCCTCTCCTGACAATGCCACTCTCTCCCCCCCACATCACTCCGGTCAAGAG GCATTTTCGAAAGTGATTCGAAGCTGGGCCTCAAAGAAATTTATGACAGGATG TGTCATTCTTCTTCCCATTGCAATAACATTCTATGTCACTTGGGGATTTGTTCGGTTTGTTGATGGTTTCTTCTCTCCTATATATAATCATCTCGGGATCAATATTTTTG GTCTTGGATTTGTTACATCCATAACTTTCATTTTCCTAGTTGGAATTTTCATGTCATCATGGTTAGGAGCTTCTGTTCTTACCTTAGGTGAATGGTTCATCAAGAAAATGCCTCTTGTAAGCTACATATATGCTGCCTCCAAGCAAATAAGTGGAGCAATATCACCAG ATCAAAGCTCTAATGCTTTTAAGGAAGTGGCACTTGTAAAACACCCTCGAATTGGAGAGTATGCATTGGGATTTATCACATCTTCAATAATACTAAGGAAGCCTAGAGACGAAGAAGAGCTTTATTGTGTTTATATTCCCACTAATCACTTGTATCTTGGAGATATTTTTCTCATCAGTCCAGATGATATTTTAAGGCCTAATCTCTCAGTTCGCGAAGGAATAG AAATAGTTATATCTGGTGGCATGTCAATACCTCAAGTATTGACTACAGGGGGTGCTCATGCCAAACATGTCTCAAGAATCCCTTCACAAGTAAAATGA